AAAAACCGTGGCTAAGTTGGTAGAATTGTCTCGGCTCATTCGACTGAAGGTGAACGCTACTCTCTTCGTGTTCTCTTAAACCACGTCACCGGTGCTACCTCATATCAGCATTTGAGGACGGTAGACGGTGTGTTGCAGCTGACATTTCGAGAGGCCGCAGAAAAAAGGGGTTTGATCGAAGAAGACACCACACTTGATGATTGCCTTACAGAAGCCACAATGTACCAGATGCCGTCCTCATTGCGAAGGCTATTTGCAACGATTTTGGTATTCTGCGAGCTAAGTGATGTGTTCGGGCTATGGCAGAAACATCTAGATGCAATGTCAGGGGACTACCGATGCAACAGTCCTTCCCCCACGGCCGTGGAACAAATGGTGCTTATTGACCTTAGAAATATGTTGCAATCGATGGGGAAGGACATAAAGTTATTCCCACTACCCGATATCGACGACACCTATGACACAGCAAGCGGTATCCCATGTGAGATCTTTGAGGAGGCAATCATATCTCCCCGTGCGGATGATGTGGCATTGTCCGAGTCCTTGAATAGTGAGCAGAGGGCTGCATATGATGAGATCATGGCCGCGATTGACACGGATGAAGGCAGTTTGTTCTTTGTGCATGGACCTAGTGGAACTGGGAAGAATTTTCTTTACAGGGCCCTGCTCGCTAGAGTACGTAGTGAGAACAAGCTTGCTGTGGCGAATGCTACATCTGGTGTTGCCGGCTCCATCATGCCCGGTGGAAGAACCGCCCACTCACGCTTCAAAATACCACTTACTATTGAGGATGGTGGATTATGTAGCTTCACAAAACAAAGTGGTACTGCAAAGCTGCTGCGGGGAACATCTCTTATAATTTGGGATGAGGCTACAATGACAAAGAGGCAAGCGGTGGAGGCTCTTGACAAAAGCTTGAGAGATATAATGGATCGGCCGGAGCTGCCATTTGGTGGGAAGACTGTTGTTTTTGGTGGAGATTTCAGGCAGGTCCTCCCTGTTGTCCGGAAGGGGTCGAGGTTTCAAATAGTCGATGCTTTGCTGCGGAGGTCGTACCTTTGGGATTGGATGCGGCATCTAAAGTTGGTGCGCAACATGCGGGCACAGTGCGACCCATGGTTTGCAGATTATCTCTTGCGCATCGGtggtggaacagaggaggtaaACGGTGATGGAGATGTCCGTCTCCCGGACGATATATGTG
The nucleotide sequence above comes from Panicum virgatum strain AP13 chromosome 3K, P.virgatum_v5, whole genome shotgun sequence. Encoded proteins:
- the LOC120700861 gene encoding ATP-dependent DNA helicase PIF1-like, with product MYQMPSSLRRLFATILVFCELSDVFGLWQKHLDAMSGDYRCNSPSPTAVEQMVLIDLRNMLQSMGKDIKLFPLPDIDDTYDTASGIPCEIFEEAIISPRADDVALSESLNSEQRAAYDEIMAAIDTDEGSLFFVHGPSGTGKNFLYRALLARVRSENKLAVANATSGVAGSIMPGGRTAHSRFKIPLTIEDGGLCSFTKQSGTAKLLRGTSLIIWDEATMTKRQAVEALDKSLRDIMDRPELPFGGKTVVFGGDFRQVLPVVRKGSRFQIVDALLRRSYLWDWMRHLKLVRNMRAQCDPWFADYLLRIGGGTEEVNGDGDVRLPDDICVPYTGDGKDLDRLIECIFPKLNENMASNDYITSRAILSTQNERVDMINMKMISSFQGDEMVYHSFDSAIDDPHNYYPSEFFNTLTPNGLPPHMLKLKIGCPIILLRNIDPANGLCNGTRLMHAGKRVFLPRIPLCPSDDEMFPFQFKRKQFPIRLSFAMTVNKAQGQTIPNVGVYLPEPVFAHGQLYVALSRATARSNIKILTLPPNADEGDKEDENKDKKKSQKKDKRKPSVKERKKMLDNQKKKTPMRNGTYTKNIVYKEVLTL